Proteins co-encoded in one Candidatus Margulisiibacteriota bacterium genomic window:
- a CDS encoding ABC transporter ATP-binding protein: MIGSQIRIEKINKFFGSFQALTDVSLEIQKGEFFSLLGPSGCGKTTLLRLIAGFESASSGQIYLGEQEVGPIPANKRPVNTIFQNYALFPHLTVFENVAFSLRLKKAEKFLIKEKVGSYLELVRLKDQGHKFPAQLSGGQKQRVAIARALINEPKVLLLDEPLSALDAKLRQQLLMDLDTIHHQVGITFIYVTHDQQEALGVSDRIAVMDQGQVLQVGSSAEIYEHPANEFVANFIGETNILEGEITEEIGKGQFKIRIEAYGLLLVETNKPLEKGQHLKISIRPERVQVSKKEQSAANSKAVNTINGLIEEIIYGGYSSKMFVKTKDSKLFKVEYINSLSDDPMSLFRRNDPVFISWSADTGHIIEVRG; encoded by the coding sequence ATGATTGGCAGTCAGATAAGAATTGAGAAGATTAACAAATTTTTCGGTTCATTTCAGGCCTTAACCGATGTTTCTCTGGAAATTCAAAAAGGCGAATTTTTTTCGCTACTCGGACCATCAGGTTGCGGCAAGACAACTCTTTTAAGGTTAATCGCCGGGTTTGAATCGGCTTCCAGCGGACAGATTTATCTGGGTGAACAGGAAGTAGGACCAATTCCAGCTAATAAAAGACCAGTAAATACTATATTTCAGAACTATGCTTTATTTCCGCATTTGACTGTGTTTGAAAATGTCGCCTTTTCATTGCGTTTAAAAAAAGCCGAAAAATTTTTAATTAAAGAAAAAGTCGGCAGTTATTTGGAACTGGTGAGGTTAAAGGACCAGGGGCATAAATTCCCGGCTCAGCTTTCCGGAGGACAAAAACAGCGGGTGGCCATAGCCAGAGCGCTGATTAACGAGCCCAAAGTTTTACTTTTAGACGAGCCTTTAAGCGCCCTGGACGCAAAACTAAGGCAGCAGCTTCTGATGGACCTGGATACAATACATCATCAAGTCGGGATTACCTTTATCTATGTTACTCATGACCAACAGGAAGCGCTGGGAGTATCAGACCGTATAGCGGTTATGGACCAGGGCCAGGTCCTGCAGGTAGGCTCGTCAGCAGAAATTTATGAGCATCCGGCCAATGAGTTTGTAGCCAATTTCATCGGTGAAACCAATATTCTGGAAGGGGAAATAACAGAAGAAATTGGGAAAGGGCAATTCAAAATAAGAATCGAGGCATACGGCCTGCTTTTAGTAGAAACAAATAAGCCTTTGGAAAAGGGACAACATTTAAAAATTTCCATACGCCCTGAAAGAGTGCAAGTTTCCAAGAAGGAACAGTCTGCTGCAAACAGCAAAGCAGTAAATACGATAAATGGTCTGATAGAGGAAATTATTTATGGCGGCTACAGCAGTAAGATGTTTGTTAAAACCAAGGACAGCAAACTTTTTAAGGTAGAATATATTAACAGTCTAAGCGACGACCCCATGAGCCTGTTTCGCCGCAACGATCCGGTTTTTATATCCTGGTCGGCAGATACCGGACATATTATTGAGGTCAGAGGCTAA